The Candidatus Melainabacteria bacterium RIFOXYA2_FULL_32_9 DNA segment GTAACACAACTGGTTTATCTCAATTCTTCATTGGGAAATTAAATGTTTTATCACAAAACGGAACAGCCGCAACCCCATATTTCTATACAGTTGATGGTATTAAATATGAATTTGAAAAGGCTGATGGTCTTTGTGGTGCTAGTACAAGTGTTGACCCTGCAACTGCAAACTGTGTTGTTAAAGTTGACGTTAATGGTGGAAAAAAACCTGGTGCTGAATCAGTAGGCACAAACTCAACAACATATTCATATAAAGATCAATACAGATTAATCATAAAAACTTCATCAGTATTACCCGCATCAAACGCTGATAACAACATAGCAGTACAAACATTACAAGAATAATCTAAGAGTTTATAATAAAAAAAGAGATGGTTTTAAACCATCTCTTTTTTTATTACTCGATTAATGACTGGTTACAGGAAGCAGTCTGTAAAAATCATAACGGATTTTTCATCAAAATCCTTAATGATTTTTTCCGCTGTCCTTATTATGCAGTATTAATTTTTCTTAATTATATTTTGCATATTCGTAAAGTTTATTGTGTTTTTGCAAAATTAGCTATATACTAATTATATATAAATAAATTCATAACTATAAATGAGCAATGAAAATGCAAAGAATATCTTTTATATTAATCGCATTTATTTTATTAATTTTCATATTCATACCATTATTCACAGCTATTGAAAATGGTTTTAACTCAACTAATGGTTATTACGGAAATATTTATTAAAAACTTTAAATAAAAAAGCAAATCAAGTGCAAAATATACTCCCTTGCTACCAGCAAAAATAAGGGAGTATATTTTTTTAAACTTTATTCAGAATAATAAATTTATTAAAGTAAATTAAAATAATACAAGAGCAAGTAAGTGGTTTATAATTGTGTTAAGAAAAAAAAGAACAGCGTCATGAGTATATAGGAGAACAAATAGTGCGTAGTGACAAAATCAAAAAAGGAATAGACAGAGCCCCACATAGAGCCTTATTGCATTCTGGAGGATTAGCTAAAGGTCAGCTTGATAGACCATTTATTGGTATAGCAAGCAGCTTCTCAGATTTAGTACCAGGCCATTCAGGAATGAGAGACTTGGAAAGAGCAATTGAAAAGGGCATTCATACAGGAGGGGGGCACTCATTCATATTCGGTATTCCAGCAATATGTGATGGAATAGCAATGGGACACGATGGAATGAAATATTCACTGCCGTCTCGTGATCTTATAGCAGATAGTGTTGAGTCAGTTGCTTCTGCACATGCGCTCGATGGGCTTATCTTGCTAACAAATTGTGATAAAATAACCCCCGGTATGTTAATGGCTGCCGTAAGGCTAAACATACCTGCAATAGTTGTAACAGCCGGGCCTATGAGTGATGGATATTGTGAAGGCAAAAGCCTGACTTTTATTAGAGGTACTTTTGAAGCTATAGGCCAATATAGAACAGGACAAATCACAGAAGAAGAGTTATCAAAATTAGAAATCAATTCTTGTCCTGGAGTCGGCTCCTGTCAGGGATTATACACGGCAAATACTATGGCTTGTCTTACAGAAGTAATAGGGATGAGTTTACCAGGATGTGCTGCTGCATCAGCAGTTTCAGCAAACAAAAGAAGAATAGCATTTGAAAGCGGAGTTAAAATTGTAGATCTTATAAAAGACAACATAACCTCAAAATCAATTATTACTAAAGAATCTCTAAGAAATGCAATTATAGCTGATTTAGCCCTTGGTGGATCAACAAATTCTGTACTTCATTTACTTGCAATTGCAAACGAAGCTGAAGTTAACATTACCTTAGATGACTTTGCCCAATTAAGTCATCAGATTCCACAAATAATAAAACTTGACCCATCCAGCACATTAACAATGACAGATTTCGAAAAAGCAGGTGGAATTCCAGGAACAATAAAAAATTTATCAAAAAGTAAAGTGAAATTAGCTAATACTAAAGGGGTATCAGGCTTAACAATACAAGAAATAGCAGAAAAGGCCTGGGTTGATTCAAATGTTATTCGTACTATTGATAACCCAATAACAGATAATCCTGGATTAGCTGTACTTTATGGTAATCTTGCTCCTGAAGGTTCTGTTGTCAAAATTTCCGGAGTAGATCCAGAATGTCTCAAATTTGAAGGTACTGCAAAAACCTTTAATTGCGAAGAAGATACGATGAATGCAATTAACTCCGGTAAAATTGTACCTGGAGACATTGTAGTTATTAGATATGAAGGACCAAAAGGTGGTCCAGGTATGAGAGAAATGCTATCCCCGACTTCTGCTATAGTTGGACGTGGTTTAGGCAAACAAGTTGCATTAATTACAGACGGTAGATTTTCTGGTGGAACCAGAGGGCTATGTATAGGCCATATAGCACCAGAAGCTGCAGCTGGCGGTACCATTGCTTTAGTGCAAGATGGTGACAAAATATGTATTGATATTGAAAATAGAAAAATTGATTTACTTCTCTCGGAAGAACAGCTTAAAGAAAGAAAAGAATCCTGGAAGCCTGTGCCTCCAAAGGTTAATAAAGGCTATTTGGCAAGATATGCTAAAACAGTAAGCTCAGCTAGCTTAGGCGCTATTAGCTGCCAGCTTGGATCTCTTTAATTTCTGATTATCCAAGATACTTTAAAGGGTCCCGTTTGGGGACCCTTTAAGTTTATGCAATCTTACAATCTTGAACAGCCTTTGCTCCATACTTACTTACATATAAGAATAGAACTTCTCTATATCTAATGTACATCCAAAGAGGATTGCCATAAGCTTCATTACATTTTTCCGTACAAAGCCCTGCAACTTGATTAACTTCTTTAGGTGTTAATCCTGAGGAAGTTTTAAACTCGTAACTTGGTGAAAATTCATCCTGATTTTTTACAATATCAGTTATACCAAATTTATCAGGATCATCTCTTAACCTTGTATGCTTTCCTAGAGTAAAAATACTTTTACCATAACAGCAAATGATATCGGTATTATTACATATCATTTCTATTGTTTTTAATGCATCTTCGTATGTTTCTGTAGGAAATCCAAAGAAAATAAATGCAAAATTCCAGATCCCGGAATCAATAGAATCTCTTAACACATCAAACCTTTTATCCAGATTTATTCCTTTATTTATAAGTTGCATAATACGATCTGAACCCGATTCAACACCCCAGAGTACCATTCTTAATCCTGCATCATTAGCATTTTGCAGCAATTCTTTTGTAAATTCCGTCTCTAACCTGGCATTGTTAAACCAATTTATTTCCAATCCTTCTTGCATGATTCTTGTGGACATCAATTTTAAATAGCCAGGACTTATTGATTCATCAACAAATTCAAAATAAGATATATTGTATTTTCTCTGAACCTCTTTAATCTCGTTTATTAATATATCAATATCTTTGACGTTAACATTTTGTCCAAAATAGTGATCACAGAATGAACATTTTTGCCAGTAACATCCACGACTTGACTGTATTGATAAAACTATATCAGGCGTCAAATATAAATCAAGCGGAAATCCGTCCAAATCCTGACAATGTAGTTCATTTAGCTTTAATGGAACGGTTTTCTCATTTACTTTTACCATTCCGTTATCTAAATAAATTAGATTTGGCACCTTGTCCATGCCAATTTTACCTTCTAGGCACTTAGCAAGCTCAACAATTGGCTTTTCGCCCTCTTCTATGATTAAACTGTCGCAGAACATCTCAAAAAATTCAGGTTTTCCTGAAAGTTCTTCAACAACTCTTCCAAAGAAGTTTCCACCAATGTTTATATGAGCATTAGTTCTCTGTTTTAACATCATTGCTAGAG contains these protein-coding regions:
- a CDS encoding dihydroxy-acid dehydratase, with product MRSDKIKKGIDRAPHRALLHSGGLAKGQLDRPFIGIASSFSDLVPGHSGMRDLERAIEKGIHTGGGHSFIFGIPAICDGIAMGHDGMKYSLPSRDLIADSVESVASAHALDGLILLTNCDKITPGMLMAAVRLNIPAIVVTAGPMSDGYCEGKSLTFIRGTFEAIGQYRTGQITEEELSKLEINSCPGVGSCQGLYTANTMACLTEVIGMSLPGCAAASAVSANKRRIAFESGVKIVDLIKDNITSKSIITKESLRNAIIADLALGGSTNSVLHLLAIANEAEVNITLDDFAQLSHQIPQIIKLDPSSTLTMTDFEKAGGIPGTIKNLSKSKVKLANTKGVSGLTIQEIAEKAWVDSNVIRTIDNPITDNPGLAVLYGNLAPEGSVVKISGVDPECLKFEGTAKTFNCEEDTMNAINSGKIVPGDIVVIRYEGPKGGPGMREMLSPTSAIVGRGLGKQVALITDGRFSGGTRGLCIGHIAPEAAAGGTIALVQDGDKICIDIENRKIDLLLSEEQLKERKESWKPVPPKVNKGYLARYAKTVSSASLGAISCQLGSL